A window from Centropristis striata isolate RG_2023a ecotype Rhode Island chromosome 2, C.striata_1.0, whole genome shotgun sequence encodes these proteins:
- the cdkn1ca gene encoding cyclin dependent kinase inhibitor 1Ca produces the protein MNPIRRRESVCRSLFGPVDREQLRRDLTQRMKEIAEQDSRRWNFNFQTETPLPGRFQWEEIPADCAAAAYQESAQVKDDICSPHTGEGEDRLSDREESTGADQENCSSISNTHKRPAEVTPVRRKRSLSKPAAKPRSNARITDFFAKRRRTTETKSILNPFHTSSSEAAFCKTIR, from the exons ATGAATCCCATCAGGCGCAGAGAGTCGGTGTGCAGGAGTCTGTTTGGCCCGGTGGACCGCGAGCAGCTGCGCCGGGACTTGACGCAGAGGATGAAGGAGATCGCAGAGCAGGACAGCCGCCGCTGGAACTTTAACTTCCAGACAGAAACGCCACTTCCCGGCAGGTTTCAGTGGGAGGAGATCCCCGCAGACTGCGCCGCTGCTGCCTATCAGGAGTCCGCACAGGTGAAGGACGACATCTGTTCTCCACACACTGGTGAGGGAGAGGACAGGCTGAGCGACCGTGAGGAGAGCACAGGGGCCGACCAGGAGAACTGCTCCAGCATCTCCAACACGCACAAGCGTCCCGCAGAAGTGACGCCCGTCCGGAGAAAGAGGTCCCTCTCAAAACCTGCAGCCAAGCCCAGGAGCAACGCACGAATTACAG ATTTCTTCGCAAAGAGAAGGAGGACAACAGAAACCAAGAGCATCCTGAATCCGTTCCACACAAGTTCCAGTGAAGCAGCTTTTTGCAAAACAATAAGGTGA